The following are encoded in a window of Bacillota bacterium genomic DNA:
- a CDS encoding bifunctional (p)ppGpp synthetase/guanosine-3',5'-bis(diphosphate) 3'-pyrophosphohydrolase has protein sequence MPIEPLVERIRQYNPRVDMSFIQRAYEFAQEAHHNQKRISGEDFIVHPLEVAQILAELELDLESVVGGLLHDVVEDAGIELCVIREEFGDEVALLVDGVTKLRRLAYRSKEEQQAENLRKMLLAMAKDVRVILIKLADRLHNLRTLQYHTVPKQREIAQETLEIFAPLAHRLGIYRIKSELEDIAFRFREPQRHGELTRRLSATRSVREGYIESVIGILQEKLGGMGINSDIQGRPKHLYSIYQKMLAQEKDLEEIFDILGIRILVESVKDCYATLGVVHTLWKPVPGRFKDYIAMPKSNMYQSLHTSVVGPEGEVLEIQVRTRDMHRTAEYGIAAHWRYKTGARGDPAFDEKLAWLRQLLEWQHELRDAREFMETLKIDLFADSVYVFTPVGDVLELPAGSIPLDFAYRIHTDLGHRSIGARVNGRLVPLNYQLKTGDIVDIIKAKQAGPSRDWLNLVKTPQAKTKIRQWFKKEQREENVQRGREALEREARKQGLELEHLRGDRLLELGKKYNLHTVEDVQAAVSLGVVTANALVARLKELFRPVPAEVELPDVVVEKRRSPATQGVRVLGVDNLLVRLAHCCNPVPGDAIVGYITRGRGVSVHRADCRSIGMWREKEQERLVEVVWEKTEIPFQIRLEVSGMDRAGLLRDVMNVLSEMKISASWVTARGDKSKMATIALTVEIRNLEQFDYLRQKIGKIKDVYEVRRVV, from the coding sequence ATGCCGATTGAGCCGCTGGTGGAGAGGATTCGGCAATACAACCCGCGCGTGGACATGTCTTTTATTCAGCGGGCGTACGAGTTCGCCCAGGAGGCGCACCACAACCAGAAACGGATTTCCGGTGAGGACTTCATCGTTCACCCGCTGGAAGTGGCGCAGATCCTGGCCGAACTGGAACTCGACCTGGAAAGCGTGGTCGGGGGTCTTTTGCATGACGTCGTGGAAGACGCCGGGATCGAACTGTGCGTCATCCGGGAGGAGTTCGGCGACGAGGTCGCCCTGCTCGTCGACGGGGTCACCAAGCTGAGGCGCCTGGCTTACCGTTCCAAGGAGGAGCAGCAAGCCGAGAACTTGCGGAAAATGCTCCTGGCGATGGCGAAGGACGTGCGGGTGATCCTGATCAAGCTGGCCGACCGCCTCCACAACCTGCGGACGCTCCAGTACCACACGGTGCCCAAACAGCGGGAAATCGCCCAGGAAACCCTGGAAATCTTCGCTCCTCTGGCCCACCGCTTGGGCATCTACCGGATCAAGTCCGAGCTGGAGGACATCGCTTTTCGTTTCCGGGAGCCGCAACGGCACGGCGAACTGACCCGGCGCCTGAGTGCGACCCGCAGCGTGCGTGAGGGTTACATCGAGAGTGTAATCGGAATCCTGCAGGAAAAGTTGGGCGGCATGGGCATCAACTCGGACATCCAGGGCCGGCCCAAACACCTGTACAGCATCTACCAGAAGATGTTGGCCCAGGAGAAGGACCTGGAGGAGATCTTCGACATCCTCGGCATCCGGATCCTGGTGGAGTCGGTCAAAGACTGCTACGCCACGCTCGGGGTGGTCCACACCCTTTGGAAGCCGGTCCCCGGGCGGTTCAAGGACTATATCGCCATGCCCAAATCGAACATGTACCAATCGCTGCATACTTCCGTGGTCGGCCCCGAGGGCGAGGTGCTGGAAATCCAGGTGCGCACCAGGGATATGCACCGTACCGCCGAGTACGGCATCGCGGCGCACTGGCGCTACAAAACCGGGGCCCGCGGCGACCCCGCGTTCGACGAAAAGCTGGCCTGGCTGAGGCAGCTCCTGGAATGGCAGCACGAGTTGCGCGACGCCCGCGAGTTCATGGAAACCCTGAAGATCGACCTGTTCGCCGATTCGGTCTACGTCTTCACACCGGTGGGCGACGTACTGGAGTTGCCGGCCGGTTCGATTCCGCTGGATTTCGCCTACCGCATCCACACCGACCTCGGTCACCGGAGCATCGGGGCCCGGGTGAACGGCAGACTGGTGCCGTTGAACTACCAGTTGAAGACCGGCGACATCGTCGACATCATCAAGGCCAAACAGGCGGGCCCCAGCCGCGACTGGCTGAACCTGGTGAAGACCCCGCAGGCGAAAACCAAAATCCGGCAGTGGTTTAAGAAAGAACAGCGCGAGGAGAACGTCCAGCGCGGGCGGGAAGCCCTGGAGCGCGAGGCGCGGAAGCAGGGCCTGGAGTTGGAGCACCTGCGCGGCGACCGCCTGTTGGAACTGGGCAAAAAGTACAACCTGCACACCGTCGAGGACGTTCAAGCGGCGGTATCGCTGGGCGTGGTGACGGCCAACGCCCTGGTCGCGCGTTTGAAGGAACTGTTCCGGCCGGTGCCCGCGGAAGTCGAGCTGCCGGACGTGGTCGTCGAAAAACGTCGTTCTCCGGCCACCCAGGGGGTCCGGGTTCTGGGAGTCGACAACCTGTTGGTGCGTCTGGCCCACTGCTGCAACCCGGTGCCCGGGGACGCCATCGTGGGCTATATCACGCGGGGACGGGGAGTTTCCGTGCACCGGGCGGACTGCCGCAGCATCGGGATGTGGCGGGAAAAGGAACAGGAACGCTTGGTGGAAGTGGTCTGGGAAAAGACCGAGATCCCGTTCCAGATCCGGCTCGAGGTTTCGGGAATGGACCGGGCGGGGCTTTTGCGCGACGTGATGAATGTGCTCAGCGAAATGAAAATCAGCGCCAGTTGGGTAACGGCACGGGGCGACAAGAGCAAGATGGCGACGATCGCCCTGACCGTTGAGATTCGGAACCTGGAGCAATTTGACTATCTCCGGCAAAAGATCGGCAAGATAAAGGACGTGTACGAAGTGAGGCGGGTGGTCTAG
- the dtd gene encoding D-aminoacyl-tRNA deacylase, translated as MRAVVQRVSRGAVAVAGETVGEIGRGFVVLLGVGREDTPDDAAYLAERIANLRVFADENGKLNRSLLENGGGVLAVSQFTLFGDCRKGRRPGFSAAAPPERAAFLYAEFVRRMDALGVPTAQGRFQEHMEVLIVNDGPVTLLLDSRKLF; from the coding sequence GTGCGCGCGGTGGTCCAGCGCGTCTCCCGGGGGGCGGTGGCCGTCGCGGGGGAGACGGTGGGGGAAATCGGCCGCGGTTTCGTGGTCCTTCTGGGAGTCGGCCGGGAAGACACCCCGGACGACGCCGCCTATTTGGCCGAGAGGATCGCCAACCTGCGGGTTTTCGCCGACGAGAACGGCAAGCTGAACCGTTCGTTGTTGGAAAACGGCGGCGGCGTTTTGGCCGTGTCCCAGTTCACCCTGTTCGGGGACTGCCGTAAGGGGCGGCGGCCGGGTTTTTCGGCGGCCGCGCCGCCGGAGCGCGCCGCCTTCCTGTATGCCGAGTTCGTGCGGCGGATGGATGCTCTGGGTGTGCCCACAGCCCAAGGGCGTTTTCAGGAACACATGGAGGTCCTGATCGTTAACGACGGTCCGGTGACCCTGCTTCTGGACAGCAGGAAGCTCTTTTAA
- a CDS encoding MBL fold metallo-hydrolase, producing the protein MGRLVFDALMVGALQTNCYILGCPETREAVVIDPGAEAQLIVRALDKHGLKLKTVVLTHGHADHIGACGELRRVPGVTLAVHREDAPLLSDAHRNLTAYIGSPLTLPAAERLLGDGDRVECGTVGLTVLHTPGHTRGSICLYGEGLLFTGDTLFAGAVGRTDFPGGDFKTLVASLKNRLMPLPDDTVVYPGHGSASTMGIEKEENPYLTTDW; encoded by the coding sequence GTGGGAAGGCTGGTTTTTGACGCCCTTATGGTTGGAGCGCTGCAGACCAATTGCTATATACTAGGCTGCCCCGAAACCCGGGAGGCGGTGGTGATCGATCCCGGGGCGGAGGCCCAGTTGATCGTCAGGGCCCTGGACAAACACGGGCTCAAGCTGAAAACGGTCGTCCTCACCCATGGGCACGCCGACCACATCGGCGCCTGCGGGGAACTGCGGCGCGTGCCCGGGGTCACCCTGGCCGTTCACCGGGAAGACGCACCCCTGCTCTCCGATGCGCACCGAAATCTTACCGCTTACATCGGTTCCCCGCTCACGCTGCCGGCGGCGGAAAGGCTGCTTGGCGACGGGGACCGGGTAGAGTGCGGCACCGTAGGACTGACTGTCCTGCACACCCCGGGGCACACCCGTGGCAGTATCTGCCTCTATGGTGAGGGCCTCCTTTTCACCGGTGACACACTGTTTGCCGGGGCGGTGGGACGGACTGACTTCCCCGGGGGCGACTTCAAAACGCTGGTCGCTTCCTTGAAAAACCGGTTGATGCCGCTTCCCGACGACACCGTGGTCTATCCGGGTCACGGGTCGGCCAGCACCATGGGCATCGAGAAAGAGGAAAACCCGTACCTGACGACCGACTGGTGA
- the hisS gene encoding histidine--tRNA ligase has translation MLISRPRGTSDLLPHATARWQRVEAVIRDLCRVYGYGEIRTPLFESTELFQRGVGEGTDIVEKEMYTFTDKGGRSLTLRPEGTAPVTRAYLENGLHAVPQPVKLFYVGPMFRHDRPQAGRYRQFHQFGVEIFGAADPAADAEVIALAMHFFERLGIAGLELHLNSVGCPGCRAVLRAKLADHFGPRAGELCANCKSRLGKNPLRLLDCKEEQCRAAGREAPVPVDYLCPDCGGHFERVRRNLELLGVSFRLNPCLVRGLDYYTRTAFEILVPGRGAQDAVGGGGRYDGLVGAIGGPAVPGVGFALGLERTLLLVSKQAGGEEPPQGPVVFIATAGETEETATVLLARLRAAGVSADREYTGRSLKAQMKHAAKRGARWVVIVGEDELEAGEVTLRDMGAGLQVRVSLGEVVERLRS, from the coding sequence ATGCTGATTTCCAGGCCGCGGGGCACCAGCGACCTTCTGCCGCACGCCACGGCCAGGTGGCAGCGGGTGGAAGCGGTGATCCGGGACCTTTGCCGGGTTTACGGGTACGGGGAAATCCGTACGCCCCTGTTTGAATCCACGGAGCTTTTCCAGCGCGGCGTGGGAGAGGGCACCGACATCGTGGAGAAAGAGATGTACACCTTCACCGACAAGGGCGGCCGCAGCCTGACCCTGAGGCCGGAAGGCACCGCTCCGGTGACCCGGGCCTACCTGGAAAACGGCCTGCACGCCGTCCCGCAGCCGGTTAAACTTTTTTACGTCGGGCCGATGTTCCGCCATGACCGGCCCCAGGCCGGGAGATACCGCCAGTTCCACCAGTTTGGGGTGGAGATCTTCGGGGCCGCGGATCCGGCCGCCGACGCCGAGGTGATCGCGCTGGCGATGCACTTCTTCGAGCGGCTGGGCATAGCCGGCCTGGAACTGCACTTGAACAGCGTGGGCTGCCCCGGTTGCCGGGCGGTGCTGCGCGCAAAGCTCGCGGACCACTTTGGGCCCCGGGCCGGCGAACTGTGTGCCAATTGCAAAAGCCGCCTGGGCAAGAACCCCCTGCGGCTTCTGGACTGCAAGGAGGAGCAGTGCCGTGCCGCCGGGCGGGAGGCCCCCGTGCCGGTGGACTACCTGTGCCCGGATTGCGGCGGCCATTTCGAACGGGTGCGGCGAAACCTGGAGCTCCTTGGAGTGAGTTTCCGGCTGAACCCGTGTCTGGTGCGCGGCCTGGACTATTACACCAGGACCGCGTTTGAGATTTTGGTGCCCGGGCGCGGCGCCCAGGACGCCGTCGGCGGCGGCGGCCGGTACGACGGGTTGGTCGGCGCCATCGGCGGCCCGGCCGTGCCCGGCGTCGGCTTCGCCCTGGGGCTCGAGCGGACGCTGCTTTTAGTGTCAAAACAGGCCGGCGGCGAGGAACCGCCTCAAGGCCCGGTGGTGTTCATCGCCACCGCCGGCGAAACGGAGGAGACGGCCACCGTGCTGTTGGCCCGGCTGCGTGCGGCCGGCGTGTCCGCCGACCGCGAATACACCGGCCGGAGCCTCAAGGCGCAAATGAAGCATGCCGCCAAGCGGGGAGCACGTTGGGTGGTCATTGTGGGCGAGGACGAACTGGAGGCCGGTGAGGTGACCCTCAGGGACATGGGGGCCGGTCTGCAAGTCCGGGTTTCCCTGGGGGAAGTCGTGGAACGTCTGCGCTCATGA
- the aspS gene encoding aspartate--tRNA ligase, giving the protein MRGLKRTHNCGSLSRNEVGLRVVVMGWVDSRRDHGGLVFVDLRDRSGIVQVVFSPEDPESFRRAQTLRGEFVLAVAGTVRRRPEGTENPKLGTGEVEIEANETRILNRARTPMFYIEDGVDVDENLRLRYRYLDLRRPEMQRALELRHRAAKTVRDFLDARGFWEIETPFLTRSTPEGARDYLVPSRLNPGKFYALPQSPQLFKQLLMVSGCERYFQIVRCFRDEDLRADRQPEFTQIDLEMSFVDSEDVFALVEEMVAAVYREVAGVELDLPFPRITCADAMDRFGTDKPDLRYGMELRDVTDVAAECGFKVFQAAAAAGGRVKGFAVPGCAGFSRKELDDLTGFAGQHGARGLAYLLYGEDGIRSPIAKFFTAAELETLVRRTGAAPGDLLLFVADRPPVAAAALSALRRHLAERLGLIDRSRNEFVWVHDFPLLEYDEDEKRFVAVHHPFTAPVEEDAALLTSQPARVRARAYDLVLNGVEIGGGSIRIHRRDVQERVFSAIGLEPGEAKEKFGFLLEAFEYGTPPHGGFAVGFDRLIMLAAGKQTIRDVMAFPKTQSGADLMTGAPDAVAPAQLRELGVSVIGKPKGAAGGK; this is encoded by the coding sequence ATGCGGGGACTCAAACGCACTCACAATTGCGGCAGCCTGTCCCGCAACGAGGTAGGCTTGCGTGTGGTCGTCATGGGCTGGGTGGACAGCCGGCGGGATCACGGGGGCCTCGTCTTCGTCGATTTGCGGGACCGCTCGGGAATAGTGCAGGTCGTGTTCAGCCCCGAGGACCCGGAATCCTTCCGCCGGGCCCAGACCTTGCGCGGCGAGTTCGTGCTGGCCGTGGCGGGCACGGTGCGCCGGCGCCCGGAGGGCACCGAAAACCCGAAACTCGGCACCGGGGAGGTCGAGATCGAAGCGAACGAGACCCGGATTTTAAACCGCGCCCGTACGCCCATGTTTTACATTGAAGACGGTGTGGACGTGGACGAAAACCTGCGCCTGCGCTACCGCTATTTGGACCTGCGCCGTCCGGAAATGCAGCGGGCCCTGGAACTGCGGCACCGGGCGGCGAAAACGGTCCGGGACTTCTTGGATGCCCGGGGCTTCTGGGAGATTGAGACACCTTTTCTAACCCGGAGTACGCCGGAGGGCGCACGCGACTACCTGGTGCCCAGCCGCCTGAACCCCGGCAAGTTCTACGCACTGCCCCAATCGCCGCAGCTTTTCAAACAGTTGCTGATGGTTTCCGGGTGCGAACGCTACTTCCAGATTGTACGCTGCTTCCGGGACGAGGACCTCCGGGCCGACCGCCAGCCGGAGTTCACCCAGATCGACCTGGAGATGTCCTTTGTGGACAGTGAGGACGTATTTGCCCTGGTGGAGGAAATGGTGGCGGCGGTTTACCGGGAAGTCGCCGGGGTTGAACTGGATCTGCCCTTCCCGCGGATCACTTGCGCCGACGCCATGGACCGGTTCGGCACCGACAAGCCCGACCTGCGCTACGGAATGGAACTGCGCGACGTCACGGACGTGGCGGCCGAGTGCGGTTTCAAGGTGTTCCAGGCCGCCGCCGCCGCTGGAGGGCGGGTGAAGGGGTTTGCCGTACCGGGTTGTGCCGGTTTCAGCCGGAAGGAACTCGACGACCTGACCGGATTCGCCGGGCAGCACGGTGCCCGCGGTCTGGCCTATCTGCTGTATGGCGAAGACGGGATCAGGTCGCCGATCGCCAAATTCTTCACCGCCGCCGAACTGGAGACCCTGGTCCGACGAACGGGGGCGGCGCCCGGCGACCTCTTGCTGTTTGTAGCCGACCGCCCACCGGTGGCGGCCGCGGCGCTCTCGGCCCTGCGCCGTCACCTGGCCGAGCGTTTGGGACTCATCGACCGTTCGCGGAACGAGTTTGTCTGGGTGCATGATTTCCCGCTTCTGGAGTACGACGAGGACGAAAAACGGTTTGTGGCCGTACACCACCCCTTCACCGCGCCCGTTGAGGAGGACGCCGCTCTGTTGACCTCGCAACCGGCACGGGTCCGGGCGCGTGCTTATGATCTGGTGTTGAACGGGGTGGAAATCGGCGGAGGCAGCATCCGGATCCACCGCCGGGACGTCCAGGAGCGGGTCTTCAGCGCGATCGGCCTTGAACCGGGAGAGGCCAAAGAGAAGTTCGGTTTTCTGCTGGAAGCCTTCGAATACGGGACCCCGCCGCACGGTGGCTTCGCGGTCGGTTTCGACCGGCTGATCATGCTTGCCGCCGGTAAACAAACCATCCGCGACGTGATGGCCTTCCCGAAGACTCAGAGCGGAGCCGACTTAATGACCGGCGCCCCTGACGCCGTGGCTCCGGCGCAACTGCGGGAATTGGGGGTAAGCGTCATCGGCAAGCCGAAAGGGGCGGCCGGCGGCAAGTGA
- a CDS encoding cysteine desulfurase family protein codes for MRRIYLDHGATTPPDPRVVDEMLTCLKNIFGNPSSRHTFGREARDAVEKARVRVARGLGADPREIVFTSGGSEANYLALRGAAYANRDRGRHLVASRIEHHSVLDTGRDLEREGFEVSWIPVDDSGLVNPGDVAAALRPATILVSVMLANNEVGTIQPVREIAALARSAGALVHTDAVQGFGKTPVDVRELGVDLLSISAHKIHGPKGAGALYLREGTNWRPLNRGGGQERGRRPGTENVAGIVGLGMAAELAAGELEAEAARVGALRERLVEQVLARLPRARLTGHREQRVPHNAHFLIAGVAGFELLAGLDAEGVAVSAASACAAGSGAPSHVLQAMGVPDELALGAVRVTLGRGNTTEEVDRFVDVLERLVGEIRSRNAGQKSAQG; via the coding sequence TTGCGCAGGATATACCTGGATCACGGAGCGACCACCCCACCCGATCCGCGGGTGGTCGACGAAATGCTCACCTGTCTAAAAAATATATTCGGAAACCCTTCCAGCAGGCATACCTTCGGCCGCGAGGCCCGGGACGCAGTGGAAAAGGCCCGGGTCCGGGTGGCCCGCGGGTTGGGTGCCGATCCGCGGGAAATCGTGTTTACCAGCGGCGGTTCGGAAGCCAACTACCTGGCTTTGCGGGGGGCGGCCTACGCCAATCGCGACCGGGGACGCCACCTCGTCGCTTCCCGGATTGAACACCACTCGGTGCTGGACACCGGCCGCGATCTGGAACGGGAGGGCTTTGAGGTCAGTTGGATTCCGGTGGATGACTCCGGCCTGGTGAACCCCGGGGACGTGGCGGCGGCCCTGAGGCCGGCCACCATCCTGGTCAGCGTCATGCTGGCGAACAACGAAGTCGGAACCATTCAGCCGGTCCGGGAGATCGCCGCTTTGGCGCGCTCAGCCGGGGCGCTCGTCCACACCGACGCCGTGCAGGGCTTCGGGAAAACGCCCGTGGATGTCCGGGAGCTGGGGGTGGACCTGTTGTCCATCTCAGCGCACAAGATACACGGGCCCAAGGGCGCGGGCGCCCTGTATCTCCGGGAGGGAACCAACTGGCGGCCGTTGAACCGCGGCGGGGGCCAGGAGCGGGGGCGTCGGCCGGGCACCGAAAACGTGGCCGGCATCGTCGGCCTGGGAATGGCCGCCGAACTGGCGGCCGGGGAACTGGAAGCGGAGGCGGCGCGCGTCGGGGCTTTGCGGGAGAGGTTGGTGGAACAGGTGCTGGCCCGGCTGCCCAGGGCGCGGTTGACCGGCCACCGGGAACAAAGGGTGCCGCACAACGCCCACTTCCTGATTGCCGGGGTCGCCGGCTTCGAGCTGCTGGCGGGTTTGGACGCCGAGGGCGTGGCGGTGTCGGCCGCATCAGCTTGTGCCGCGGGTTCGGGGGCGCCCTCGCACGTCCTGCAGGCGATGGGGGTGCCCGACGAACTGGCGCTGGGCGCCGTCAGGGTGACCCTGGGCCGGGGCAACACGACCGAAGAGGTGGACCGGTTCGTGGATGTTCTCGAACGGTTGGTGGGCGAAATCCGGTCGCGAAATGCGGGCCAAAAGTCCGCCCAAGGCTAA
- a CDS encoding UPF0280 family protein yields MERVYRQRLHQEDLTHFQVVVRETDLFIGVRRDRFAPVLAREVERYVQELRRGLESYIAGDPAFLHAMEPHPVRSGAPRLAADMAAAAAAAGVGPMAAVAGAIADHVGRFLARYSRDVFVENGGDLFIKSARRRLVGIYAGNSPLSNRIGVEVTPGMTPLGLCTSSGTIGHSVSFGAADAATILASSAALADAVATAAANRVKTPADLAGAVEFALSVAGVTGALAIMGDKLAVKGQLKLAPL; encoded by the coding sequence TTGGAGAGGGTTTACCGGCAACGCCTGCACCAGGAGGACCTGACTCACTTCCAGGTCGTGGTGCGCGAAACCGACCTTTTCATCGGGGTCCGGCGTGACCGTTTTGCCCCGGTCCTCGCCCGCGAGGTCGAACGGTACGTCCAGGAGCTGCGGCGCGGGCTCGAGTCCTACATCGCCGGCGATCCCGCCTTCCTGCATGCCATGGAACCCCATCCCGTCCGGAGCGGGGCGCCCCGGCTCGCCGCCGACATGGCGGCGGCGGCGGCGGCGGCCGGAGTCGGGCCCATGGCCGCGGTGGCCGGCGCCATCGCCGACCATGTCGGCCGGTTTCTCGCCCGGTATTCCCGGGATGTGTTCGTGGAAAACGGCGGGGACCTTTTCATCAAGTCCGCGCGCCGGCGTTTGGTCGGCATTTACGCCGGAAACTCCCCCTTGAGCAACCGGATCGGGGTCGAAGTCACCCCCGGAATGACGCCGCTCGGGCTGTGCACGTCCTCGGGCACCATCGGCCACTCCGTCAGTTTCGGCGCGGCGGACGCCGCGACCATCCTGGCCTCCTCGGCGGCGCTGGCCGATGCCGTCGCCACCGCCGCGGCGAACCGGGTCAAGACCCCCGCCGACCTAGCCGGGGCGGTTGAATTCGCCCTTTCGGTCGCGGGCGTCACCGGGGCGCTGGCCATAATGGGAGACAAGCTCGCGGTCAAGGGACAACTGAAGCTCGCGCCGCTTTAG
- a CDS encoding NIL domain-containing protein: MTARKVVLRFPAEVADKPLIYYLVKDFDLMVNILKANINPHKQGTMILELTGEALEAGLAFLTARGVAVQPLSEEIVRSEERCISCGACTAICPAGALYVERPEMTVAFDGQKCIVCQLCTRACPIQAMEVKF, translated from the coding sequence GTGACTGCGAGAAAAGTGGTCCTGCGTTTCCCGGCTGAAGTAGCCGACAAACCCCTGATTTATTACCTGGTCAAGGACTTCGACCTGATGGTCAACATCCTGAAGGCGAACATAAACCCGCACAAGCAGGGGACGATGATTCTGGAGCTGACCGGAGAAGCCCTCGAAGCGGGGCTCGCCTTCCTGACCGCCCGCGGGGTGGCGGTCCAGCCGCTGAGTGAGGAGATCGTCCGCAGCGAGGAACGGTGCATCAGCTGCGGGGCCTGCACGGCGATTTGCCCGGCCGGAGCGCTGTACGTCGAACGACCTGAAATGACCGTCGCTTTTGACGGACAGAAATGCATTGTCTGCCAACTTTGTACGCGGGCCTGCCCCATACAGGCTATGGAGGTCAAGTTCTAG
- a CDS encoding homocysteine biosynthesis protein has protein sequence MSTKTYAEIAARLREGKAVVVTAEEVVSMVREQGLSETARRVDVVTTGTFAPMCSSGVYLNFGHSAPRIKGHRVFLNDVPACGGLAAVDTFLGATSVPETDPLNRNHPGEFRYGGGHVIHDLAAGKPVRLKVEGYGTDCYPRREIESWVTLDDLNEVVLFNPRNAYQNYNVAVNLGPRTLYTYMGVLKPDLGNAHYSTSGQLSPLLKDPYFRTIGIGTRIFLGGGTGYVVWNGTQHFPAVREGPVEGSLFAAGGTLAVLGDLKQMSPRWLVGAGFLGYGATLVVGIGIPIPILDEEVLRYAALADEELYAPVVDYNEAYPQRRPGNLGLVSYAALKSGEIEVQGRKVPTAPLSSYSKALEIAATLKYWLLSGEFPLSEPVRLLPSPEAGLTGKALEIKGPKE, from the coding sequence GTGAGCACTAAAACCTACGCCGAAATTGCCGCCCGGCTCCGTGAAGGAAAGGCGGTGGTCGTCACCGCGGAAGAGGTGGTGTCCATGGTCCGGGAACAGGGCCTTTCCGAAACGGCCCGCCGGGTGGACGTGGTGACCACGGGTACTTTCGCGCCGATGTGTTCCTCCGGAGTGTACCTGAATTTCGGCCACAGCGCCCCCCGCATCAAGGGGCACCGCGTGTTCCTGAACGACGTGCCGGCGTGCGGCGGCCTGGCCGCCGTGGACACCTTCCTGGGAGCGACCTCCGTTCCCGAGACCGACCCCTTGAACCGGAACCATCCGGGCGAATTCCGTTACGGGGGAGGACACGTCATCCACGACCTGGCCGCCGGAAAGCCGGTCCGGCTGAAAGTGGAGGGCTACGGCACCGACTGCTATCCCAGGCGGGAAATCGAAAGCTGGGTCACCCTGGACGACCTCAACGAGGTCGTACTGTTCAACCCGCGCAACGCCTACCAGAATTACAACGTGGCGGTAAACCTGGGCCCCAGGACGCTTTACACCTACATGGGCGTTTTAAAACCCGACCTGGGCAACGCGCACTATTCAACCAGCGGGCAGTTGAGCCCGCTCCTGAAAGACCCTTACTTCCGGACCATAGGCATCGGCACCCGCATCTTTCTCGGCGGGGGCACCGGCTACGTGGTCTGGAACGGCACCCAGCACTTCCCCGCCGTGCGGGAGGGCCCGGTGGAGGGTTCGCTGTTCGCGGCCGGCGGCACCCTTGCGGTGCTGGGCGACCTGAAACAGATGAGCCCCCGCTGGCTGGTCGGGGCCGGCTTCCTTGGTTACGGGGCCACGCTGGTGGTGGGCATCGGCATCCCGATCCCCATCCTGGATGAAGAGGTGCTGCGCTACGCCGCCCTGGCGGACGAAGAGCTGTACGCGCCGGTCGTGGACTACAACGAGGCCTACCCGCAGCGCCGGCCCGGAAACCTGGGGCTCGTCAGCTACGCCGCGCTCAAGTCCGGCGAGATCGAGGTGCAGGGCCGCAAAGTACCCACCGCGCCACTGTCAAGTTACAGCAAGGCGCTCGAAATCGCCGCTACGCTCAAATATTGGCTTTTGTCCGGGGAATTCCCATTGTCGGAGCCGGTCCGGCTGCTTCCGTCCCCGGAGGCGGGATTGACCGGCAAAGCGCTCGAAATCAAGGGCCCGAAGGAGTGA